The following DNA comes from Azospirillum sp. TSA2s.
CGGGGAATCGGCCGAGCGCGGGCATCTCGCCGGCCTCTTCGCCGGGGTGACGCGGGGCTGGAACGGCCAGACCGGGGCGCTCGCCAATATGATGGTGTTCAGCGCCAGCTATTCCGTGCTATCGGCGGCCTTTCCGATCCTGGTCGCCGCGCCCCGCTACATCACCGGCGCCATCACGTTGGGCGTTCTGATGCAGACGGCGCAGGCCTTCCAGCAGACGGTGGGCGCCCTGTCCTGGCCGATCGACAACCTTCCGCGCGCCGCCGAATGGCGCGCGTCGGTGGAGCGCGTGCTGAACCTGCACGACGCGCTGGTGCGGCTCGACCGCGAGGTCTGCGACGTGCCGGACGGCCATATCCAGGTCGTGCGCGCGGACGAGCACAAGTCCCTGACCTTCGCCGGCGTCGCCATCGACGAGCCGAACGGCACGGCCGTGGTCCATTCCTTCGATCTGGAGGTGCGGCCGGGCGACCGCGTGCTGATCGGCGGCGACGCGACGGCGACCATCCGCCTGTTCCGCGCCGTGGCCGGCGTCTGGCCCTGGGGCCGCGGGCTGATCACCCTGCCGGCCCACACCCGCGTCTTCTTCATGCCCGAGCGTCCCTATCTGCCGCATGCCACCCTGCGCGCGGTGCTGGCCTATCCCGGCACGGCCTCGTCGTTGGCCGACGACAAGGCGGCCGACGCGCTGGTCAGCGTCGGGCTGCCCGACCTCGTCGACCGGCTCGACAGCCTCGACCGCTGGGACGAGGTGCTGTCGGTGCCCGAACGCCAACGCCTGGGCTTCGCCCGGCTGCTGATCCGCCGCCCCGACTGGATCTTCCTGGAGGACGCCACCGACAGCCTCGATCCCCCGGCGGAGGAAGAGCTGCTGACGCTGATGGAGCGGGAACTGCCGAACGCCACCCTGCTGACCATCGGTCACCACGCCGGGCTGGACGCCCACCACGGCCGCAAGCTGGTGCTGGAGCGCACCAACGGCGCCGTCACCCTGCGCGAGGAGGTGCGGGAGGTCCTGCCGGCGACGGAAAGCGCCGCCTGACTCTCCCCGCTCCCGAACCTTGGAACCGATCCAAAAAGCTGCCACACTGCGCGGCGGACACCGTTCGCACCCACAGCATCGCCGCCCCGCACAACCATGGACATGAGCGTGAAGAAGACCAGCATCAACGCGGCATGGCGGGGGCTGGCGAACTGCCGGGGGTGCGGCATCCGGGAGTCGGCGCTGTTCGCCGATCTGACCGAATCCGATTTCAACCTGATCCACCTGCCGATCGACGAGATGACGGTGGCGCCGGGGGC
Coding sequences within:
- a CDS encoding ABC transporter ATP-binding protein/permease, with the translated sequence MTDDTDGKTGGGKTGDDQSAASRPDNGAPGFTRRFLMLAGGYWFGRTRVTVWAMTVALVVLTIGQVSIPVLINLWSERLFDALEQRSMDRLMTMIGLVGLIIVYNIVIVVLHLRVKRRLQMGWRDWLTRKLLEDWLRRGRHHQIAYLPGEHDNPDGRIAEDIRITAEVAIDLGHSLTYCALLLVSFTNILWMLSGTLTVTVFGTELSVPGHLLFVALIYAVVGTSIAMLIGQPLVNAVNRRQGYEADFRFALARIRENGQTIALLHGESAERGHLAGLFAGVTRGWNGQTGALANMMVFSASYSVLSAAFPILVAAPRYITGAITLGVLMQTAQAFQQTVGALSWPIDNLPRAAEWRASVERVLNLHDALVRLDREVCDVPDGHIQVVRADEHKSLTFAGVAIDEPNGTAVVHSFDLEVRPGDRVLIGGDATATIRLFRAVAGVWPWGRGLITLPAHTRVFFMPERPYLPHATLRAVLAYPGTASSLADDKAADALVSVGLPDLVDRLDSLDRWDEVLSVPERQRLGFARLLIRRPDWIFLEDATDSLDPPAEEELLTLMERELPNATLLTIGHHAGLDAHHGRKLVLERTNGAVTLREEVREVLPATESAA